A part of Podarcis muralis chromosome 13, rPodMur119.hap1.1, whole genome shotgun sequence genomic DNA contains:
- the LOC114582830 gene encoding uncharacterized protein LOC114582830 — translation MDRRQQRFQGIRSLSTEEACFSRVSSKEELRERNSQAKWENLPWLEGSLDDCGDRDQEEASESSSVVFVEEQGDVGRVSDLEDAEEPSAQVEEVIGEIGEDTEVFVYPKGSLPGDEFAAEESEQIAYHRESREEAQLLLCPEAALGREDSEEETGTVGYEGASSLGVDSEMTLEAEGSNGEESEEIPCWGAAHLGGVDLAGQSEAVVYQEGSLAREGSSGEEQEEIHSQQGSLSGNGSDEEAFSGWAVPVQALVAEQRPSKPRHICSECGRSLASHSALVRHCLIHTGELPYACTECGRRFRQSSALVRHLRAHRGERPYVCGECGKAFGVRSALVRHQRALHTSERPYVCGECGKAYADLSVLTKHQLIHVNGRPFSCPDCGQAFGHRTTLNQHRRIHTEERPYRCAECGQTFRQNSALANHRQVHSGQRPFSCQYCGKAFAGRPTLVQHLRTHTGEKPYSCPDCGRQFSTSSNLLQHRRNHLGERPFACSLCGRRFARRPDLARHYVTHAEGSVRPHRCGECGKRFVDLADLEQHGATHRGERPYVCSFCGKSFAEAATLARHRRSHLPTAQQAYKCEVCGQTFGQSSDLLAHGRVHSGERPYACGDCGKAFGRSSNLSRHRRVHTHERPYVCGDCGKSYTQSTHLMEHQRLHTGERPYECVDCGRCFGKKGHLDSHRRVHRLLPGSPRGADGVQADSGSPECV, via the coding sequence ATGGATCGCCGTCAGCAGAGGTTTCAGGGAATACGCTCTCTGTCCACAGAGGAAGCTTGCTTTTCGAGAGTGTCCTCCAAGGAGGAGCTCCGGGAGAGGAACAGCCAAGCCAAGTGGGAGAACCTGCCGTGGCTGGAAGGCAGCTTGGACGATTGTGGAGACCGTGATCAGGAGGAAGCCTCTGAGAGCAGCTCCGTGGTCTTTGTGGAGGAGCAAGGAGATGTTGGGCGCGTGTCTGACTTAGAGGATGCCGAGGAGCCCTCTGCCCAGGTGGAGGAAGTCATAGGGGAGATTGGGGAAGACACAGAGGTGTTTGTTTATCCAAAGGGGTCTCTGCCGGGCGATGAGTTTGCTGCAGAAGAATCTGAGCAAATAGCTTACCACAGAGAAAGTCGCGAAGAAGCCCAACTGCTCCTGTGTCCAGAGGCAGCTCTGGGAAGGGAGGATTCTGAGGAGGAAACTGGGACCGTTGGTTATGAGGGTGCATCCTCTCTTGGGGTTGACTCTGAGATGACCCTTGAAGCTGAGGGATCCAatggggaggagtccgaagagaTCCCTTGCTGGGGAGCAGCTCACCTGGGGGGAGTGGACCTTGCGGGGCAATCGGAGGCCGTCGTTTACCAGGAGGGTtctctggccagggagggatCCAGTGGCGAGGAGCAGGAAGAAATCCACTCTCAGCAGGGCTCTCTTTCTGGGAACGGCTCCGACGAGGAGGCGTTCAGCGGCTGGGCTGTCCCGGTGCAGGCGCTGGTAGCCGAGCAGCGGCCTTCCAAGCCTCGCCACATCTGCAGCGAGTGCGGCCGCAGCTTGGCCAGCCACTCTGCCCTCGTCCGCCACTGCCTTATCCACACCGGAGAGCTCCCGTACGCTTGCACAGAGTGCGGGCGGCGCTTCCGGCAGTCCTCGGCCCTCGTCCGCCACCTCCGGGCCCACCGGGGCGAGCGCCCGTACGTCTGCGGCGAGTGCGGCAAGGCCTTCGGAGTCCGCTCGGCCCTCGTCCGCCACCAGCGGGCCCTGCACACGAGCGAGAGGCCCTACGTGTGCGGAGAGTGCGGCAAGGCCTACGCCGACCTCTCCGTCCTGACCAAGCACCAGCTGATCCACGTCAACGGGCGGCCATTTTCCTGCCCCGACTGCGGCCAGGCGTTCGGGCACCGCACCACCTTGAACCAGCACCGGCGCATCCACACCGAGGAGCGGCCGTACCGCTGCGCTGAGTGCGGACAGACCTTCCGGCAGAACTCGGCCCTGGCCAACCACCGCCAGGTCCACTCGGGGCAGCGCCCCTTCTCCTGCCAGTACTGCGGCAAAGCCTTTGCCGGCCGACCCACCCTCGTCCAGCATCTCCGGacgcacacgggggagaagccgtacaGCTGCCCCGACTGTGGCCGTCAGTTCAGCACCAGCTCCAACCTCCTGCAGCACCGCAGGAACCACCTGGGCGAGCGCCCTTTCGCCTGCTCTCTGTGCGGCCGGCGCTTTGCCCGCCGGCCTGACCTGGCCCGCCACTACGTCACCCACGCCGAAGGCAGCGTGCGGCCCCACCGCTGCGGGGAGTGCGGGAAGCGCTTTGTGGACCTGGCCGACTTGGAGCAGCACGGGGCCACGCACCGCGGCGAGCGGCCCTACGTCTGCAGCTTCTGCGGCAAGTCCTTCGCCGAGGCCGCCACGCTGGCCCGGCACCGCCGATCGCACCTCCCCACAGCTCAGCAGGCCTACAAGTGCGAGGTGTGCGGGCAAACCTTTGGGCAGAGCTCCGACCTGCTGGCCCACGGGCGGGTGCACAGCGGCGAGCGACCCTACGCCTGCGGGGACTGCGGCAAGGCCTTCGGGCGCAGCTCCAACCTGTCGCGCCACCGGCGGGTGCACACCCACGAGCGCCCCTACGTCTGCGGCGACTGCGGGAAGAGCTACACCCAAAGCACGCACCTCATGGAGCACCAGAGGCTGCACACGGGCGAGAGGCCCTACGAGTGCGTGGACTGCGGGCGCTGCTTCGGCAAGAAGGGACACTTGGACTCTCACCGGCGGGTGCATCGCCTGTTGCCTGGGTCTCCCAGAGGGGCTGATGGGGTGCAAGCCGATTCGGGGAGCCCGGAGTGCGTTTGA
- the MAPK7 gene encoding mitogen-activated protein kinase 7, with product MAEPPIEDDGEEAARAQAKPEPAHQATVAAKNLAILKARSFDVTFEVGDEYEVIETIGTGAYGVVSSARRKDTGQQVAIKKIPNAFDVVMNAKRTLRELKILKHFKHDNIIAIKDILKPSVPYAEFKSVYVVLDLMESDLHQIIHSSQPLTLEHVRYFLYQLLRGLKYIHSANVIHRDLKPSNLLINENCELKIGDFGMARGLCTKPDEYKYFMTEYVATRWYRAPELMLSLHEYTEAIDMWSVGCIFAEMLGRKQLFPGKNYIHQLQLIITVLGTPPAKVVHSIGADRVRAYVQSLPSRQPVPWESLYQNADRKALALLSKMLRFDPRERISVVEALNYPFLAKYHDPDDEPDCVPAFDFDFDKRVLTKEQIKEAIVAEINDFHERREGIRRQISFKPALKQAVIGGGGQALLLCCRDVDMPSAGSPRAGDGDYAMASPGPYLLTETIDLTSPLVPSAVVQPEVKAEEGAPAAIPPKREGAISDDTKAALRAAILSSTLRHKARDTPSTVPETPDIRRPVTAKERQREREEKRKRRQERAKEREKQKKEKERERKGMLTENDRNLLERWTKMVDRNQNKPLQNGSAVPLQANAAAHILPQAPPANPLPPQPPPASHVPTTPSGGAPADFLAFPDKRVPGLCGPKLTLVPVGAELAPVQGSSANVVHFFPAQPAPFLVTAPACPKAAPPKPECLLGVKYTSGQIFQGPYGMAALNAWSGVSQAPENWAVAGQLPVTQPEVAPPSGTLPEQAVSYGPRAGAEQPLFLAEVGGKPELPPQGLVGDEAGGPAQPHMPPGLPSEPPDINVVTQQLSKSQVEDLLPPVFSGTPKGSGAGYGVGFDLEEFLNQSFDMVGENRESQGDSAPLSASLLADWLEVHRMNPADMESLQQELQLGSPMILSDIPDLQDA from the exons ATGGCGGAGCCACCGATCGAAGATGATGGCGAGGAAGCGGCTCGGGCCCAAGCCAAGCCGGAGCCGGCTCACCAGGccacggtggcagccaagaaCCTGGCCATCTTGAAGGCGCGCTCCTTCGACGTCACCTTTGAGGTGGGGGATGAATATGAGGTCATTGAGACGATTGGCACCGGCGCTTACGGCGTAGTGAGCTCGGCACGCCGCAAGGACACAg GCCAGCAGGTGGCGATCAAGAAAATCCCCAATGCTTTTGATGTGGTGATGAACGCCAAGCGCACTTTGCGTGAACTGAAGATCCTCAAACATTTCAAGCATGACAACATCATCGCCATCAAGGACATCCTTAAGCCCTCTGTGCCTTATGCGGAATTCAAATCTGT GTACGTTGTGCTGGACCTGATGGAGAGCGACCTGCACCAGATCATCCACTCCTCTCAGCCCCTCACCTTGGAGCATGTGCGCTACTTCCTCTACCAGCTCCTCCGGGGCCTCAAGTACATCCACTCGGCCAACGTCATCCACCGGGACCTGAAGCCCAGCAACCTCCTGATCAACGAGAACTGCGAGCTCAAGATCGGCGACTTCGGCATGGCCCGCGGCCTCTGCACCAAGCCCGACGAGTACAAGTACTTCATGACCGAGTACGTGGCCACGCGCTGGTACCGGGCCCCGGAGCTGATGCTCTCCCTCCACGAGTACACCGAAGCCATCGACATGTGGTCGGTCGGGTGCATCTTCGCCGAGATGCTGGGGCGGAAGCAGCTGTTCCCAGGGAAGAACTACATCCACCAGCTGCAGCTGATCATCACGGTCCTGGGGACCCCTCCGGCCAAAGTGGTCCACTCTATCGGGGCCGACCGCGTGCGCGCCTACGTCCAGAGCCTGCCGTCGCGCCAGCCGGTGCCTTGGGAGAGCCTCTACCAGAACGCCGACCGCAAGGCCTTGGCCTTGCTCTCCAAGATGCTGCGCTTTGACCCCCGCGAGCGGATCTCCGTGGTGGAGGCGCTGAACTACCCCTTCCTGGCCAAGTACCACGACCCGGACGACGAGCCCGACTGCGTCCCGGCTTTTGACTTCGACTTTGACAAGCGGGTGCTCACAAAGGAGCAGATCAAGGAGGCCATTGTGGCCGAGATCAACGACTTCCACGAGCGCCGGGAAGGCATTCGGCGGCAGATCAGCTTCAAGCCGGccctgaagcaggcggtcatcgGTGGAGGCGGCCAGGCATTGCTCCTCTGCTGCCGCGACGTCGACATGCCCAGTGCCGGCTCGCCTCGGGCTGGAGACGGAGACTATGCCATGGCGTCTCCCGGGCCCTACTTGCTGACGGAGACGATTGACCTCACCTCTCCGCTGGTGCCGTCGGCCGTCGTGCAGCCGGAGGTGAAGGCTGAAGAGGGCGCTCCAGCTGCCATTCCGCCTAAGCGGGAAGGCGCTATCTCGGACGACACCAAGGCTGCCCTCCGGGCGGCCATTTTGTCATCGACTCTCCGGCACAAGGCCAGAG ATACGCCCTCTACGGTGCCCGAGACGCCTGATATCCGCAGACCGGTCACGGCAAAGGAGCGCCAGCGCGAGCGCGAGGAGAAGCGTAAGCGGCGCCAGGAGCGAGCCAAGGAGCGTGAGAagcagaagaaggagaaggagcgggAGCGGAAGGGGATGTTGACCGAGAACGACCGGAACCTTCTGGAAAGGTGGACCAAGATGGTGGACCGTAACCAGAACAAGCCGCTCCAGAACGGGTCTGCCGTCCCGCTTCAGGCAAACGCGGCTGCCCACATCCTGCCTCAGGCCCCTCCTGCCAACCCCTTGCCGCCTCAGCCGCCCCCTGCCAGCCACGTCCCCACGACCCCTTCCGGCGGCGCGCCTGCCGACTTCCTCGCCTTCCCGGACAAGAGGGTGCCTGGCTTGTGTGGGCCCAAGCTGACTCTCGTGCCTGTGGGGGCAGAGCTGGCCCCCGTCCAGGGCTCCAGCGCCAACGTGGTCCACTTCTTCCCAGCGCAGCCGGCCCCCTTCTTGGTCACTGCCCCGGCGTGTCCAAAAGCCGCCCCCCCAAAACCGGAGTGCCTCCTCGGCGTCAAATACACCTCTGGGCAGATCTTCCAGGGCCCTTACGGCATGGCGGCCCTCAACGCCTGGAGTGGCGTCTCCCAGGCACCTGAAAACTGGGCCGTGGCCGGGCAGCTGCCGGTGACTCAGCCGGAGGTGGCGCCCCCTAGCGGTACTCTTCCGGAACAAGCTGTGAGCTACGGACCCAGGGCCGGCGCGGAGCAGCCCCTGTTTCTGGCAGAAGTGGGGGGCAAGCCTGAGCTGCCGCCGCAGGGTTTGGTTGGGGACGAAGCCGGGGGACCCGCCCAGCCCCACATGCCCCCGGGGCTGCCGTCAGAGCCTCCGGATATCAACGTCGTGACGCAGCAGTTGTCTAAATCCCAG GTGGAAGACCTCTTGCCCCCTGTTTTCTCTGGCACCCCAAAAGGCAGTGGAGCTGGCTATGGGGTTGGATTTGACCTGGAAGAATTTCTGAACCAATCTTTTGACATGGTTGGGGAGAACAGAGAGAG TCAAGGTGACTCTGCCCCGCTCTCGGCCTCCCTCCTCGCCGACTGGCTGGAAGTCCATCGGATGAACCCCGCCGACATGGAATCCCTCCAGCAGGAACTGCAGCTGGGCTCTCCCATGATCCTCTCTGACATTCCAGACCTGCAGGACGCCTGA